The genomic segment AGTGCACTAAGTATTAACTCGATAGAGTTATTTTCAAATGCACCTTCCATGTATAAAAATGCAACTTGGGCGACATCTTTCTGGTGTAAACTCCTTTCAAGTTCCGACACCAGATCGTTCAGGCCAGCTTCGCCTAATTTCCCTGCTTTTCAACATGGTTATTATTCGTGATTTATTCATTTAAGCTTTTTTCCATGGTTTTTAACATAAATGAAGTCAGACTTATAGGCCTGTATGATTTTGATAAGGTGTAATGTGCCTTGTATGGAATATATATGGCCATCACCCACTTCAGTACAACGGTTTAGTTGCAAAACTGTCGGTTGTCCATCAGCAAAGAATCTTCTGgtaaaatcatttttaatttttttaagttttgccaCAGAAATAAACATGAATAACCATAACTTGTTATAAACATTTACTcacaataaaaaacataaaaaaattaatttttgggtTTTTGGTTATAGAAATCTTGAACTTTTTCAACGAAATCGTAAGTGTCTTTGGCAAGAACATTTGGAGCTTCAAAAGCAGCGAAGTGCCCACCGGTTTTATGCGACCTTGCTAGCAGTAAATTACGGTACCTTTCCTTTAGAATTGATTCTGGTATATATAAAATCTCGTGTTCAAATTGGGAGCACGCGCTGGGAACATGGATGGGAAGACTGCAAAATAAGAATAGTATTATTATCAAAAAGCGCAAACAGTATTCtgcaaaataaatattcattactatttaaatgggaataagccacaattaaaggttaaaatacgtttattgacgtttcaatttccacttcggaaatcgttctcaaaatacaaacattagtaaattaaacaaattttgttttttgttacttagtgaaaaattcttctaataatttaattttatctgactcatctatattgacaattcagacatacattatacattttaaagtagacgactttaaaaaatgatattgccaatattgttgagttgcgttcctgggacgactttacttataagatagttcattcgattacatgaaatcttctttaacttgagaatatccgtcagaaaaaaaaaaacgatttccgaagtggaaattgaaacgtcaataaacgtattttaacctttaattgtggcttattcccatttaaatagtaattaatttaaaatgccacaagaaaatagcttcagaacaaaataaatattcttttagaaAAAACAATTGTGGTTTTGTTTTAAATGAAATTAACTTTTTCATTTATAATAgacgacaaaatacaaaaaactttcaaataaatgttaataaaaagtttaagaaattaataaattacccATCGGTGTTCAAGACGAAGTAATTATAATTGAATGCTTCTGCATACAACCTCATGGAGGTAGTGATAGATCTGGTAACCCAGTAAACCATCACATTGTCCAACAACTTTTCTAAAGTAAATTTCTTTGTCAATCCTCCATCTTCCAAGTCTCTCCATGCAGGATTGGTCCATGTGGTGAACTTCTCTATGATGTAAGCAGCAAGTCCTACAGGACTCTCGCGTAGAGCGACACCTGGAattaaagattttatttatttatttcgctTGTGGTTACATGGGAGAGTTATGTAGATAAAtagaatagttataaataattatagCTATATTAACAAATTCTACAAATAAACATTGGGGTTACATGAATTTTTACGAAAAATTagctacaattttactttaaaataagtttcgatttccattttggaaatcgttcttaaaatataaAATCGTGAAACAACTTGGTTATAAAAACAtcacaatattttaaataattcttttttggaAACAATTTCcagagtgaaaatcgaaacgtcaaataacaaTATTGtaaagtgtaattttcattacaattaattgtggctCAATCCCATATGAACATAATATTTAGCTTAAACATGCCGCAATTTCTGAAACTTTTTTCCCTTTTGACAATGTTAAAACTTACCAACGGTATCCGGTTTAGTAGACTGAAGATGCATGTAACCAGTTTCCAGCAAAACGAATCCAAAAATTTTTATTCTGGGATAAACCAGATGTTGCTGGTCAGCTTCAACAACCAAAGATGGCATGAGACTGCCCAGTGCTAATTTTAAATTAGAGAGGGGACTATTGACATAACACAAATTGGAATGGACCCCTAACACTTTTTCTGGGAAAAAAGAGGCTAAATTTGAGATTATTGTGGAGCCCCAATCACCTCCCTGAAGGTAGTACTTCCGGAATCCCAATCGAGCCATAAGGTTCTTCATAATAACGGCTACGTGGGGTGGACTAAGCCCAGGCACTTCAGCAGCTTCAGAAAATCCATAacctaaaaaaaatacaaacttGTACTATACGTGGTAAATTATCAACGCTTTTAACAacactaaataataatatatcatATATATCACAAAGAAAGATATTATGCAAAATCTTAGGAGCAGAATAAAGGCGACATATGTACATAGAACAAACACTTATTGTACGCAATAAAAATACATCTAGGATAATCAAAACGATGGAAATTCCGACCAAgacaacataataaaagtaaaagtagaagaagaactaactaatCCTATTGAAGTTGGGAATGGGATAAGTCAGGGAGATTCTCTGAGTCTTCTATTGTTCAAACTGACTAtggataaactaataaaaatgtaagaacttAAAAAGGTTATCAAATGGAAGAGAAACAGCTTAAAATATTCGCTATGCAAACGACGTAATACTACTCTCTTtgagtgaagatgatttacaacgtatgctgcaccaatttaatataaccaccagaaaatttaacgtgTTAATTTCCccatttccccaaaaaagataaaatgtaaattggagctCAAAAGGTCAGAACAAGtggtggagtttaaatatctagacatcacattatctagcgaCGGAAAGCTTGAAACAGAAGtcgaagatcaagtaaatagagcaaacagaaccgcaggttgcctgaatgaaacaatatggagaaataaaaatatcgggaaagaaatgaaaggcagaaattacaaaacagtcatcagatcaataatgatTTACGCGGCAGAAACTCTACCTGACACAGAGACGTCAAAAagtatgttagaaacagcagagattaaaacacttagaaaaatttatggtaagacactatgtgacagagctagaagtacagatatacgatgtagatgtaaggtggagaatatcaagggggcgtaagaaatagaagagtagaatggaacgatcatataagccgaaaaACACTAAATACCCTAGAGAATAAACATGATGTGCAAAAAGAagggaaaataaaaatattttacataatgAAAAAGAGGATGCGGTCGATCTTAAGAGAAAATAAAAGATTGGAggaggaagaagagaaaataaaAGATGCCCACATTTGAGGGCAAATATAAATCATAGGTAACGTTTGATACATGAGAACAACCAACTATCAAATGTGGAAAAATGCAGTATCTGAAGACAAGCATCCGAGCCGAAGTAAGCAGAATGCTACAGCATTTAAACACCACGAAAACAAACTACAGTGCTATCTAGAAAATGTTGCAAGATAGATACAATAACTCAAggatgaattaatttatattAATCAACAACAGACGACATTAATAGACAATCTTTTTCCAGCTGCATAAGAGATAAAAGAAGCATCAGCAAAGGCGCTGAAAACATTGCATGACACTCTTTATCAATGCTTGGAAGTGACTATGGACTACCTGTAATGACAGACTCCTACAGAGGCCTAATCTAAGAAAAAATTTGAATCCTTAGAGATATTAAGATACTATTCCATTATTTCCTAAAATCATCTTAAGTAAAAGTGTAAGCATACAATAATCTCATACCTGGTAAACTTGGAATAATCAGTTCAAACACAAAATCTCTTCCGTTCTGCGGTTTGGTCAAAAGTGGTATAATTTCATAAAACTCTCTAACAGAACCTGGCCATCCATGCAACATTAACATCGGGAAAACCTTCAGTCCTTTGGTATTAGCAGGTTTGACATGAAGGAAATGGATGTTAAGTCCTTGAATATTTGTCGTGAACTGTGGATACTGGTTGAAAAACTTCTCCCTTTGTCTCCAGTCGTATTTGTTCTTCCAATAGTCCACTATAGTTTTCAGCAGATTCGTGTTCATTCCGTAGTTTTGATTAACGCCATCTAATGGTGGTTGAAATGGAAGAGTATGATCGAGTCTGTCCTTTAAATCTTTTAAAatctgtagaaataaaaataaatggaagAAATAACATCCGTGTAGACTTCAATATTAATCGTGTCCTGTCTAATTAGCACCTTTGGAAagtatttttcttgtttttttgatCGTGTAGACTTTTGTCATTCAGTACGTtgtaattttcaataaatttctgCAACACTTTAACAAATTCAAATTTATAGTCCACACATACCATTACAGATGGTTCACCCACGCCGACCATAAGTTTTTTCAAAGTTGTTcaaaaaatttgtatatttattacatatttggaTCAATATTTTGTTACCAAATACTCATCTAAAGTTTGTTTTGTAATTCtgactttttaaaattttaaaattttcttatataagaaattatttcaattatttagattgtcacatttaaatttaaatttaattcatttagtgTAGTAGTAAGTAGTCActtaaaagtatgccaatattatacacattagcttacaatttacatttaaatgTTTAACTACTATTTCAGTAAGGTCTGTTTGCTTCAAAACTATTTAACTTTAGTTACAAcactaagaaatagaagaagaactgtcacactttaacctacattagcttgtcaaatttacctcataaaatactagtagacaaaaaaaaactcaattttaccagttcctctcctacaaagtgatgtagtgccaataagccccctttttaaaatttattgtctgttttgtccttttaaatgtgttctgtttgtccctaattgtccttaattgttttagttttataattttaacatatatGACATtacaattttctgccaaaacatACATCAAATGCACTTTATCAAAAAATTTGATAATcacaagtcaaagaaattgcacacccacaaaatagtacatctaatttcattcattgtcatacaaATGTCCTCTTAttgtaaaaatttcaataaattaacacacatctctaaaatatatctcttgaatgaatataaataacttttaataatttaaataatataaaacatcactttcatttaacaaacaatcacatataccttatccctatttcatttgttaacatctctcccctcaagaagcTTACTTGCTAATTGTTAGACAATTACAatattaaccgaagatcacccatcatcagcaatacaggatagtttgaactatgtatcacgaatcgttaactaataattcttgtaccggcatataagtagtattttgtttgttactaatttattacaattcaatagattatatcttaccaatttgtgggtttttactttgtctgcttaatcaattttatgcatattaataaatacagacatgtaatattggcataattactataagttttttgatctttttctttgtaccgtttgacctgaagattaAGTTTGAAAATTAAATTTGTGTAAATTGTACATACATGCTTCCTTCAATCAAATCGTTGTGTAACTAAAGTTATAGTGTGCATAACAACCAAGAATGTACAATTATGAAGATTAAccgaaaaaaaaagttttacaaaCTAACGAAAACTCACTTCATCTGAAATCTGAATTTTAAACGGTTTGATACTAGTATCTTCTTTCGCCGGCTTTGCGACTTTCCACCATCTCTCTCCCAAATCTGGCACCTCTGGCGTTTGAAGCAAACATTTTGTACTGTAGATAATTAAAATGGCTAAAAGGACTGACACAACAGCCCCAACTTTAGCGCAACACCCCATGTTTGTTTGTCAACTTCTCACACAACACTGCAACAGGGTAAACTTCACGTGAGTACACGCATGTCTGCTGATAGgaatgatattttaaaatttgaaggACGCGCTGGTTGAGAGATCGAAGGTCTAGGTTCTAGGTTAATGAGTTCAAGTGGTTCAAAATATTCCTCCACAAACAATTCAATTAATCTACACCTATACTATTAAATTTGTAATAATCAAAGCAGCTTGGGAATATTTATGATTATAAAGGATTACGAGGACTATTCAATATTATGTTCAacaaagaaaacaatttttttttaaatgaagaacatATTGCCATTCGGTCTACAGCAATAGAGAATATAGCCTTGTTTAAGCTCTTTGCATTGCGTTTATAGTAAATAGATTGATTCCTTATTAGCCTGTGGGCTGTTCTCATGGCTCCTGTGACACTCTTTATGTGCCACTAAGCAGCCGAATTGCTccaaactgttgagttttgatcAACCATGTAGATGAACAGTAAGTCATCAACGGCCTTATAACCGTTATGTGTAACAAAGGTTCATTTCTGGACTAAGTCTCCATTTCTTCCCACGTAGTCCTCTacatatagtccagtcgtcagagagttgacccctaaaaatcatacgaatatgctgaattttgccaagaatattcATTTTGACACtccaaaaaagttgcaaaaattTTTATCACTTTTACCCCCCGGCTTCCTTCTAAAACAGCCCTCGTAGTGGGAaaaaagcattttttgtgtagaatgaatcgttctcttagaaataacgcttaaagcgaccgttgattttgaatgtcagttacgtgcgcgaaatcagtgttcaataaaatttgtatcatctcgACGCTAAAAATTTAATACCTTtcgatccaagtgtcctatcgaccaAAAACAaattgcgttttaaaggtaaagagtgcagctttgcagtttttgtattttggggcgaataaactcagtttttataaaggtgttaattAAATAAACGTGAcgcgatttttgcaattttttaagattctcgtgagattattaaaataaaataaaatataaaatagattaataaaaaaaaatgctataatttgctatgcatcttcaggtgaacggtacatggtaaactaaatgctaaaaatataataaccgttattacttataattaaattataattaaccCTAATTCAGGTTAATATTCTAATTAAAACTATAATTAaccctaatacgggttattatattGTCAGCGTTTAGTTTACCGTGTACcattgacctgaagatgcatagtaaattatagtatgcgaaaccggtcatTTACCTATTTGAAATTTACTCACACAGGCAATATATTCAAAATTTCATTATTTGTTGTTTGAAAATTTTGCAAGTGATAGAGTTCGGTGTAATTTGCAGGCTAAAGAAACAGTTTTCTTATATCATTTCTTCGTAAATTAAtcatttatttgacgtttcgggTTGtgaaataattttcaataaaaactacATGGAAACAGATATCAAGTTGAATAGAAAAACGTTGATAGGACAGTGCGCTTCCGTAGCGACGATATATAGCAACAAATAATGAATttatcaaataaaacaaaaatttatataaCCTTTAATGAAACATCTTATAACAATTATCAAATTCACCTGTTCTAATACTGAGATTACTCTTTAAtactacgttcaacaatttctgTAAACTCGAAAATATCTTTGGCTAAAATGTGAGGAACTTCAAACGCAGCGAAATGTCCGCCATCACGGTGGGTGCTTATATGAACCATATTTATGAACCTTTCAGTTAGAACAGATTCTGGAAACCAAATGATTTCTTTTTCAAACCTCGAACAGCCACTTGGAGGTTGTACTGGAATTCTACAAACAAAAAGAGGCTTGAGTTATATTTGATTAAAGAAGATAATAATATCGTCGAAAATTATGTGAAAGAAGTTtaatagcatattttttaaatgtctaaaTCACCCGATCATTGATAATATGTACTATTAAAGTGATCTCATTAAAAACTCTAGAAGATAAtttctaattttaaattttttagcctAAATAATATAGATCTTACAATAATCTCATCATTGTATTGGACTCAGACTATAAGCATAACAGTGGAAACATggaaatgaacaaaaaaaaaacataaaaagacTACGATAGAGAAAAACACTGTTAATTGGTATGGTGGTAGCcacataaaactttattttaaacatttcaaCTTTTTGTTACTTTAAATTAGATTTTTctccttcttttttttattattaatggtCTTTTATGGTTTCTttgaatttgttaaaaatataaataagaaggagaaaaaagaaaattataaataataaaactctctacaccatggacgtataaacaccatctgtgtttatacgtccatgctCTACACATTTTAAATGAACAAAAAATCTCACCCTTCCATATTTGTAGTAAAATGTTTCCTATTCACACTTTCTGCGTACAGTCTCATAGCGGTGGTTGATGATCGAGTAACCCAGTATATCATAACATTGTCTATTAGTTGTTCCATAGTAAACTTTTTGGTCAGACCACCACTGTCCAAATCTTTATAGGCAGCATTTGTCCATGTGGTGAATTTTTCTAAAATGTATGCAGCTAGACCTACTGGGCTGTCACGAAGAGCAACACCTACAATTTTACAAATTAATTTCAAGAAAGaatattttgtatgtattttcgacgtgtattttatattttaagaaTAACGTAAAGTGAGAGAACCAGAATGTGCAACGAATATAAAATGGAAAGGAAGGTAGGGAAACTGACGGAAAAATGGAGTTGATaagaagaaaaaatacttttAGCACAGGATTATTACCAGTCATGGTATGGTTCAAATATAATTAAGCATATACTGACGTATGTGGCCATTGCGTGGTAGCCCAGGGCCAACTGGCTTCTGCTAAGGCCTACTTGTCTCACCTTCGGCGCTTGGCATGCGTTGGCATCTCCGAAGCCATGTGGACCACTCCCACAGCGGTATCGTATCAGTTGCTCTGGATACGGGTTAGAAATGAAGGGGCTAAGGAGCCATTGTGGCTTCCCAATGCAATTCCCAATTTGATTTCATATCCTCCTTCTTGGTTCAATTTCCTGACCGAGATGAGTAGATGGAACAAGAGTTTGCATTGATCCGTCGAAGCAGGCTCACCTGGTTAACGGATGGGTCCAGAATGGACGAGCGAGCAGGTGCTGGAATATATGGTAGCAGAATCGGATTTAAATCTGACCGGGCTCTCGGCTCTAATGCATTAGTATTTCAGGCCGAGATTTTTGCGATCCTGGTTTAAGCTCAGTAGATAATTGATGCTCAGGTAGGATCATCTCTATCTGCTTTGACAGTCAAGCAGCACTAGTTAGTGGCTTTGAAAGTTAGCTCTAAGCTGGTTTTTAAGTGCAAGAGAGCACTTGCTGATGTTGAGCTGACCAATAGGGTTCACTTAGTATGGGTACCGGGATAGGCGTGAAAGGGAACGAACGTGCTGACGCCCTGATAAGACAGGGCTTATTCACCCTGCCTGTGGAATACGAAACTGTGCTCTTTCTGCAGAGGTTCCAGAACTCCAAAACTGCGCCAGTTGTGGAGGTAAGACACACATAGTTTGGCCGTCCAAAAGTCTTAGAGTACAACTTCTCCTTTTAGATCGGCACCTTGATCTGCTTGGATTGGAAGATGGCCCACGGTACCATATGTGTATTGACGAGGAGGAAATCTCCTAATATGTCCTGTGAAAGTGCCCGGCACTGGCTTATCAAAGGTGGCAGATCCTGAGTTCGGCCTTTATGCAACCTAGCCAAATTAGGGAGTTACGCTTAAAGAGACGTAAGGTTACTAAAAGATTAGACGTTCAGAACAGCAGGAAGAGCTTAGATTTGACGCCACTATTTATTATATTAGATATGGTAGCCCGGAGCAGCCTGGATCTTAGAAACGCCAAAAACTATTTCCTTCTGGGCCTAATACGTACGATAGGGAGGATACGATTGACGCGTGCTAGGAGATCTAAGTGTCTGAAGGACTCACATATGGGCCCTACCCCGATCTACGATAACCATAACAATAACCATGgctcaaattaaaaattttaaacagaaACCCAAAAGTACTTGTTAGATTCTAAATTAAGGAATCCTCAAAAAGATATTAACTATGAAGTAGAACAAAGGACATAGAATATTTTTGCTACtaattaataacaataaaacattcAGTAATGGATAAAGAAGTTTGaggaatactaataaataaactaTATTAACGATAAAAACCAAAATCTTACCAATGGTATCAGGTTTTGTAGCTTGAATATGAGTGTAACCAAATTCCAACATCAAGAACTCTATTTTGTCCCAAATTGGAGAGACCAAGTGCTCTTTATCTTCATCAACGAATAAAGATGGTATAAAACCACTAAGTAAGTATTTAAAATTGGATATTGGAGTGTTGACAAAACAAAGATTCGAGTGTACACCAATAACTTTTTCTGGAAATAATATAGCGAGATCTGCTACTATTGCAGCTCCCCAATCACCACCTTGAAGATAGTACTGTTTGAAACCTATTCTTTCCATAAGATTTTTCATTATAATGGCAATTTCAGCAGGATTAAGCCCAACTACTTCTGCTCCCTCTGAAAAACCATAGCCTGGCACACTTGGGAtgattaattcaaaaataaaatcccTTCCTTTTTCTGGTTTAGTAAGCAGCGGAATTATTTCGTAAAATTCCCTAACTGATCCTGGCCATCCATGCAACATTAACATTGGTAACACTTTCACTCCTTTAGTTTCAGCGGGCCGTACATGAATGAAATGAATATCCAATCCTTGGATGTTGGTTTTAAACTGTGGGTACTGATTAAAGAATTCTTCGCGTTTTCtccaatcatattttgttttccagAAGTCTAATATAGGTTTGAGAGTGTTGGTATTTATGCCATAGTGTTGTTTGACATCTTCAAGAGGTGACTGAAATGGGACTGATCGGTTTAATCTGTCTTTAAGGTCTTGTAGGTCCTGAAAGTTAAGACATATgcactatttaaaataataaatatttgcagAGTAATAAGAATAGGCTTACACTTAATTATCTAGTATTTATGATAATATATTAAGGCTATAGACCATGGAGAATTTTGGCTTTTCCGTTATAACGAATGAGCTTCCCTGAGACATAAGATGCTGTCTCATATCGTCTTTCTGACATCAGACTTCAGAGCTTTAGATGAAATAtgaatttcaaattcaatattaaagacttttcaaaaatttcaaaCCCAGCATATCTTTGTAAACAGAGGACTGGTCAATTATTTTAATGCTCAAATGGGTTCACTGCTAAAATGAGTTGATCAATAAGAAGAAAACATAAGTAATATGTCAATACAGAAtccttttttaatatatggttttTAAAAAGGGACATCAAAGAAAAAATTTGTCGATATTCTCGATTTCAGTCAAAAAGAACTTTAAACCATCGCAAAAAAAAGAAGGCACGTTTGAAGAAAAAGGCTGcgagaagaaatattttaagggATCAAAAAATTAAGGACAATATTTTTTTAGATCAAGAACAAACCTAGAATAGCTGACACTATAACAGGTCCGGAAATCTTTAGTGCAACGTTAAGTTGACCCTTTCCATTGAGATTAAAAAACTCCTGGTTCATAAAGTTTAGTTAGAATTCTTAAATCATCGAGAATATCGTAAGCCTCGTAAAACCAACTGGTAGCATATGAAGTCCATTTGGAATATTGTTTAGGTAGGGTTAATTGGACGATAAGTCACACACAAGCTTTACAAATGGATACGAATAATTTCTTGAAACATAACGGAGCTTGAGAACAATTGTCTTCATTAAGGATACGTCTTCGGTAGGCAAAaacgtttaccacttttaccctcggGCCTTCTCCTAAAACCCCCTCGTAGAGAGGGGAAAACGAAAAAAATCTATTTGCCAGGAATTTGtacaccatagaaaaaaatgttttaaataaaaaatgtagcagagataattttgaacaaaaatgtttattaacattttttgtgtagaattaaccgatctctcagaaacaacgattgaagcgatttgcaatttttaatgtcagttacgcacacgaaatcaatgttcaagagtttttataaaggcgttaaattaataaacgtggcgcgatttctgccaatttttatgattctcaAAAGATGAATACAATTTATCCCTTTTATTAAGCGGCCACTGTGAAGTTTTGATAAATAGAgtctaatctttaaaacctatgacattaaattttagttttgagttttggcaacaaatttaaggcatttgaaatatgcctaaaaaacgctgaattacttttgcattacaaacgatctaaatcCTTTAGAACTgcttttttcaattacactagcacgtttttcaaaactacaaGGCTGCTGCTACAAATTACACTCAAAACCATCTTCTTGGAGGTATTTCCCGTGAGATCGTTTGTAATACAAAAGTTTaataaattctgcgttttttcaTATTTcgaatgcctcatatttgttggcATAACTCAAAATTCAAATTGCATGTTATAGGCTTTGGAGAAGTCtctaaaaattgaaatttcacTATGATCGGTCAATTagagtaataaattttatttatctcatgagaattgttaaaaatgacaaaaatcgcgcaaaaaagctgcactcttcacctttaaaacgaaTTTGAATTTTGTTGATAGCGTACTCTGattaaaagatatcaaatttttaccgccGACTGGATACACATTTtctttaacattgatttcgcgtgcgCAACTGACATTGAAAATCGCCGGTCGTTTAAAGAGTTGTTTCTGACAGAACGGtgaattctacagaaaaagtactAATTACCAATTCTGTTCataattatctcagctacatttttgacgtgacaacgtcttaaattaggttgtagctcggagtcatttaagaaaaagtgtaacgcctgctcacgtctgttacagtgagtcaccgaacgagagagaggcccgccggaccggcgaatgccttgcgtctctctcccactcaaacatgatcggtccgctgcgcgcggcactagagaattaggcgcattgaatcgctaaagttgaaaatcgttgaaagtatcgtcagctgtgtctgtagtgaaaatgtggagtgcttacagtgtcctattttagggggaaccaccagtatcagatataattttaggaaattacctagggacctatattcttttataatattgctatggatttatccatttaatattgagcaatgattgtaaacattctttatagtttaaacttca from the Diabrotica undecimpunctata isolate CICGRU chromosome 1, icDiaUnde3, whole genome shotgun sequence genome contains:
- the LOC140432680 gene encoding juvenile hormone epoxide hydrolase 1-like, producing MGCCAKVGAVVSVLLAILIIYSTKCLLQTPEVPDLGERWWKVAKPAKEDTSIKPFKIQISDEILKDLKDRLDHTLPFQPPLDGVNQNYGMNTNLLKTIVDYWKNKYDWRQREKFFNQYPQFTTNIQGLNIHFLHVKPANTKGLKVFPMLMLHGWPGSVREFYEIIPLLTKPQNGRDFVFELIIPSLPGYGFSEAAEVPGLSPPHVAVIMKNLMARLGFRKYYLQGGDWGSTIISNLASFFPEKVLGVHSNLCYVNSPLSNLKLALGSLMPSLVVEADQQHLVYPRIKIFGFVLLETGYMHLQSTKPDTVGVALRESPVGLAAYIIEKFTTWTNPAWRDLEDGGLTKKFTLEKLLDNVMVYWVTRSITTSMRLYAEAFNYNYFVLNTDGLPIHVPSACSQFEHEILYIPESILKERYRNLLLARSHKTGGHFAAFEAPNVLAKDTYDFVEKVQDFYNQKPKN
- the LOC140441551 gene encoding juvenile hormone epoxide hydrolase 1-like encodes the protein MGAVSCGQVLSALIIVASIAIFLGIRAFLAPPPVPELGEKWWKAAKPTQIDTSVRPFKIEISEADLQDLKDRLNRSVPFQSPLEDVKQHYGINTNTLKPILDFWKTKYDWRKREEFFNQYPQFKTNIQGLDIHFIHVRPAETKGVKVLPMLMLHGWPGSVREFYEIIPLLTKPEKGRDFIFELIIPSVPGYGFSEGAEVVGLNPAEIAIIMKNLMERIGFKQYYLQGGDWGAAIVADLAILFPEKVIGVHSNLCFVNTPISNFKYLLSGFIPSLFVDEDKEHLVSPIWDKIEFLMLEFGYTHIQATKPDTIGVALRDSPVGLAAYILEKFTTWTNAAYKDLDSGGLTKKFTMEQLIDNVMIYWVTRSSTTAMRLYAESVNRKHFTTNMEGIPVQPPSGCSRFEKEIIWFPESVLTERFINMVHISTHRDGGHFAAFEVPHILAKDIFEFTEIVERSIKE